A single Sporosarcina sp. FSL W8-0480 DNA region contains:
- a CDS encoding stage III sporulation protein AE, whose product MIAMLESVIGTVLSSFIVVIVSSFMVLVLDFLFPSFRKWTRIFLFFIVLTVVLQPAFEHFQMIRNITQTIASMFISIYPLLTASIIASGGSFSMLNFQPAMLLFANGAVILADKILIPLLSATMLFDILSRINPSIPFTKMADLLRTSLISVVSALVAAYSIFITAGGTISWALTGVTSQPIKELIRQNIPVIGSFMTDSLGAIGRYSSGASVFIGAWLIITIWSVALLPTLKTLLTAFLYRWTAALIEPFADEDITGILDDIGRTLFVLCAVSFLVAFAFIYTALFTVILVKLITVVK is encoded by the coding sequence ATGATAGCTATGCTTGAATCCGTAATCGGAACTGTACTATCCAGTTTTATCGTCGTAATTGTTTCCTCATTTATGGTATTGGTATTGGATTTCCTTTTTCCATCGTTCAGAAAATGGACGAGAATATTCCTTTTTTTCATCGTCCTTACGGTTGTTCTACAACCCGCATTTGAGCACTTTCAGATGATTCGAAACATCACACAGACAATTGCATCCATGTTTATCTCAATCTACCCATTATTGACGGCAAGCATCATTGCTTCTGGAGGTTCATTCAGTATGTTGAATTTCCAGCCAGCTATGCTGTTATTCGCGAATGGCGCAGTCATATTGGCGGATAAAATACTGATTCCTTTACTGTCAGCAACGATGTTGTTTGACATCCTTTCAAGGATAAACCCGTCCATCCCTTTTACGAAGATGGCGGACTTGCTACGGACATCCCTTATCAGCGTTGTATCCGCGTTGGTTGCTGCATATTCAATATTTATCACAGCAGGAGGGACAATTTCATGGGCATTGACAGGTGTTACGAGTCAACCAATAAAGGAGCTGATCCGCCAAAACATTCCAGTCATTGGTTCGTTCATGACGGATAGCCTTGGGGCGATTGGACGATATTCGTCGGGGGCAAGTGTGTTTATCGGAGCTTGGTTGATCATTACAATCTGGTCCGTCGCCTTGCTGCCAACTTTGAAGACATTGCTTACAGCCTTCCTCTATAGGTGGACGGCGGCACTTATAGAACCGTTTGCGGATGAGGACATCACCGGAATTTTAGATGATATCGGGAGGACTTTATTCGTCCTTTGCGCGGTCTCTTTCCTGGTCGCATTCGCTTTCATCTATACCGCGTTATTTACGGTCATCCTTGTCAAATTAATAACTGTAGTGAAATGA
- a CDS encoding SpoIIIAC/SpoIIIAD family protein has translation MVTLFQLIVIYLLLLTVSFVTKSLQPIIYAAIFFIFLSYIGVTVIVPFGKTFLELFDPMPGPYAKLLIGSVLLFYFSEIIVKHVSDAGYDSIAKVAHFAIKIVILSLWLPQLSALIESLSKFIIK, from the coding sequence ATGGTTACACTCTTTCAACTGATTGTCATTTATCTCCTTCTACTAACCGTGTCATTTGTCACCAAAAGCTTACAACCTATCATCTATGCAGCAATATTTTTCATCTTCCTGTCGTACATCGGAGTGACTGTCATAGTACCCTTCGGAAAAACATTTTTGGAATTATTCGACCCAATGCCAGGTCCATATGCGAAGTTACTGATTGGAAGCGTCCTATTATTCTATTTCTCGGAAATAATTGTTAAACATGTATCAGATGCAGGGTACGATTCAATCGCAAAAGTAGCTCATTTCGCTATTAAAATCGTAATTTTATCTCTATGGCTACCACAATTATCAGCATTAATAGAATCACTATCCAAATTTATTATTAAATGA
- the efp gene encoding elongation factor P, with product MISVNEFKTGLTIEVDGDIYRVIDFQHVKPGKGAAFVRSKLRNLRSGNVNEKTFRAGEKVEKAQIDNRRMQYLYANGDDHVFMDNESYEQIELPSAQIEEELNYLRENMEVHIISYKSEILGVELPATVTLEVTETEPGIKGDTASGGSKPATLETGLIVQVPFFVNAGDKLIINTEEGEYVSRA from the coding sequence ATGATTTCAGTAAACGAATTTAAAACAGGTCTTACCATCGAAGTGGACGGGGATATTTATCGCGTCATTGATTTCCAACACGTTAAGCCAGGAAAAGGTGCAGCGTTTGTCCGCTCCAAACTACGTAACCTGCGTTCCGGTAACGTGAACGAAAAAACATTCCGTGCAGGTGAAAAAGTGGAAAAGGCTCAAATCGACAACCGTCGCATGCAATACCTATATGCGAACGGTGACGACCATGTTTTCATGGATAATGAATCATACGAGCAAATCGAATTGCCATCTGCACAAATCGAAGAAGAGTTGAATTACTTAAGAGAAAACATGGAAGTTCATATCATTTCCTATAAAAGCGAAATTCTTGGTGTTGAGCTTCCAGCAACGGTAACTCTTGAAGTAACCGAAACTGAACCAGGCATCAAAGGTGACACAGCAAGCGGCGGCTCAAAACCTGCAACACTCGAAACAGGCCTAATCGTCCAAGTACCATTCTTCGTAAACGCTGGTGACAAACTGATCATCAACACTGAAGAAGGCGAATACGTATCAAGAGCATAA
- a CDS encoding SpoIIIAC/SpoIIIAD family protein: protein MELTDLLRIAGIGLVIGFLHVFFEQTGKKEFSFFLFFVAYIYIAAEMIRFLRIFFLEIAEFFQWLSLAF from the coding sequence TTGGAATTAACTGATTTACTGAGAATAGCCGGCATTGGATTAGTCATTGGTTTTTTACACGTTTTCTTCGAACAGACCGGTAAGAAGGAGTTCTCATTCTTTCTTTTCTTCGTAGCCTATATTTACATCGCCGCTGAAATGATCCGCTTCCTAAGAATCTTCTTCTTGGAAATCGCTGAATTCTTTCAATGGCTATCATTGGCATTCTAA